A window of the Pseudobacteriovorax antillogorgiicola genome harbors these coding sequences:
- a CDS encoding vWA domain-containing protein, protein MKFKSLIKAASLSFLVSSGAYAQFGGLFDPIGSMVLVIDTSGSMSGEKIKAAKQAASATAIQAILSGVEVSVKTFSGSSCSRPITRSLDFTMNIEEIGNFIETITASGGTPLGGAIRDANLFMQRYKNSPSAMAVVLSDGDDTACGSVRNMIDQADRNAIDGLYEFNPVGFQLSQSSQASKDLRYLADKSGGDLYFAEQPASLQGIYSSIYQDWFPRAVEITCKVRPNNPYCETDTDPCEDDPDFCAPDPCTINPRLCSIGN, encoded by the coding sequence ATGAAATTTAAATCGCTCATTAAGGCTGCTAGCCTAAGTTTTTTAGTTTCCTCTGGTGCTTATGCTCAGTTTGGAGGTCTATTTGATCCCATCGGTAGTATGGTTCTAGTTATCGACACTTCGGGAAGCATGTCTGGAGAAAAGATCAAAGCTGCTAAACAAGCAGCTTCTGCCACAGCAATTCAAGCGATTCTATCCGGAGTCGAAGTATCAGTAAAAACATTTTCTGGGTCATCCTGCTCAAGGCCAATCACTAGAAGCCTTGACTTTACAATGAATATTGAAGAAATTGGCAACTTCATTGAGACGATTACAGCGTCCGGCGGGACTCCTTTAGGTGGTGCGATTCGAGACGCAAACCTATTTATGCAAAGATACAAAAATAGTCCATCAGCAATGGCTGTTGTACTCTCTGACGGCGACGATACAGCCTGTGGAAGTGTTCGTAATATGATCGATCAAGCAGATCGAAATGCGATTGATGGACTATATGAGTTCAATCCGGTTGGCTTTCAGTTGAGCCAATCTTCGCAGGCTTCTAAAGATCTCCGCTATTTGGCTGATAAATCGGGAGGGGACTTATACTTTGCCGAGCAGCCTGCTTCGCTCCAGGGCATCTATAGCTCAATCTATCAGGACTGGTTTCCGAGGGCAGTGGAAATTACCTGTAAAGTTAGACCAAACAACCCATATTGTGAAACGGATACTGATCCATGTGAGGATGATCCAGATTTCTGTGCTCCTGATCCCTGCACAATAAATCCTCGCCTATGTTCTATTGGAAACTAA
- a CDS encoding fatty acid desaturase: MPGTTVDREFSDSLPQIIRTIPKECFQPQLGKSLLYVARDLGIVVATAALIVWVDSWILGPVIAILMGCGLGGLFVIGHDAGHRSFCKSTRLNNVIGHITTSPVFWPFHIWRLDHDKHHRHSSHIDKDTAWRPTTYKLWKRMPKNQKYIYKKIRSGFFFMGSLYTTYQLIKDGLKADSSPLYSDIEKQQVKFSLRLTFLTVLIYVVLSFYLAGFYGFICLFIIPNLVFHFLLSTLTYFHHTAPDVKFLGRHEWDAAKAQLQGTLHVGYPRVLESLIHDINWHVPHHVCVGIPHYHLRKAHMALKSSYPDDVREYTLNLEHIKAVTSKCHFITSRNRANPDLSWMSFDEALALEKTPKKETSTPINTTVLQGSEI; this comes from the coding sequence ATGCCTGGAACCACTGTAGATAGGGAATTCTCCGATTCACTGCCGCAGATCATACGAACGATTCCAAAAGAATGTTTCCAACCACAACTCGGAAAATCTCTCTTGTATGTAGCTCGTGATCTAGGGATCGTTGTTGCTACCGCTGCTCTTATTGTTTGGGTCGACTCGTGGATCTTGGGTCCCGTAATCGCCATTCTCATGGGTTGTGGCTTAGGGGGGCTTTTTGTTATTGGTCACGACGCCGGTCATCGATCTTTCTGTAAATCCACCCGGCTTAATAACGTCATAGGTCACATCACCACAAGCCCAGTATTCTGGCCTTTTCATATCTGGCGCTTGGATCACGACAAACATCATCGCCACAGCAGCCACATCGATAAGGACACCGCTTGGCGCCCGACAACTTACAAACTGTGGAAGAGGATGCCAAAGAACCAAAAATACATTTACAAGAAGATCAGATCTGGCTTTTTCTTCATGGGTTCCCTGTATACGACATATCAATTGATCAAAGATGGCCTCAAAGCCGACTCATCCCCACTTTACTCAGACATTGAAAAGCAACAGGTTAAGTTTTCCCTGCGGCTTACGTTCTTAACGGTACTGATATACGTAGTCCTATCGTTTTATCTGGCTGGCTTCTACGGATTTATTTGTTTATTCATCATTCCCAACCTCGTATTCCACTTTCTGCTAAGCACCTTAACTTATTTTCATCACACAGCCCCCGATGTGAAGTTCTTAGGCCGGCATGAGTGGGATGCAGCCAAAGCTCAATTGCAAGGAACACTGCACGTAGGCTACCCCAGGGTCTTGGAGTCCCTGATACACGACATCAACTGGCATGTACCCCATCATGTGTGCGTCGGCATTCCACACTACCACCTTCGAAAGGCCCATATGGCGTTGAAATCTAGTTACCCCGATGATGTAAGGGAGTACACCTTAAACTTGGAGCACATCAAAGCCGTCACAAGCAAGTGTCACTTTATAACATCACGCAATCGAGCTAACCCCGATCTATCTTGGATGAGTTTCGATGAGGCGCTTGCCCTGGAAAAAACTCCAAAAAAAGAAACCAGCACTCCAATCAACACAACAGTTCTACAAGGATCAGAAATATGA
- the lpxD gene encoding UDP-3-O-(3-hydroxymyristoyl)glucosamine N-acyltransferase has translation MKLIEIASHIKATIKNQMIADDFEVLDIKALEFAGEQDISFLTNTKYLKYLKNTKACAVILAKEDPSLPLTQLIHPNPYAAMAIVSQAYYQRSHSYDQQSSMAFVHPTAKVDESATLYPFTYIDQGATIGAEAVIYPGAFVGKDAYVGDRTILYPGAVVLEECRLGKDCILHPNAVIGGDGFGFAPTGGPLEKIPQIGKVVIGDDVEIGSTSTVDRGAFEDTTIDNGTKLDSQVHIAHGVKLGKYGMLCGQTEIAGSTKVGDNIIMAGQSAIGPSLEVGSHITLGPRAGLTNSHSKSGTYMGMPISPIKDWRRQAVGFKQLPDVLSRLRKMEAELEELKAEREIRNRRSAREAKDITSDF, from the coding sequence ATGAAGCTCATAGAAATTGCTAGTCATATCAAAGCCACGATCAAAAACCAGATGATTGCAGATGACTTTGAAGTCCTCGACATCAAGGCGCTTGAGTTTGCAGGTGAGCAGGACATTAGCTTCCTCACCAACACCAAATATCTCAAGTACCTCAAAAATACTAAGGCCTGTGCTGTGATTTTGGCAAAAGAAGATCCCAGCCTCCCCCTCACACAGTTGATTCACCCCAATCCTTATGCGGCCATGGCCATCGTTTCCCAAGCCTACTACCAAAGGAGTCACTCCTATGACCAACAAAGCTCCATGGCTTTTGTGCACCCAACCGCAAAGGTAGATGAGAGCGCAACACTATACCCCTTCACCTATATCGATCAGGGAGCCACCATTGGCGCTGAAGCAGTGATTTATCCTGGCGCTTTTGTAGGCAAGGATGCTTACGTCGGCGACCGCACGATCCTATATCCTGGGGCCGTGGTACTCGAAGAATGCCGCCTGGGTAAGGATTGCATCTTACATCCCAACGCAGTGATCGGTGGCGATGGCTTTGGCTTCGCTCCTACAGGTGGCCCACTAGAAAAGATCCCACAGATTGGCAAAGTTGTGATAGGTGACGACGTAGAGATCGGCTCAACGAGCACGGTTGACCGGGGGGCTTTTGAAGATACTACTATCGACAATGGCACCAAGCTGGATTCCCAGGTCCATATAGCCCATGGGGTAAAGCTAGGGAAATACGGAATGTTGTGTGGTCAAACAGAAATCGCTGGCAGCACTAAAGTGGGGGATAATATTATCATGGCTGGTCAAAGTGCGATCGGCCCGAGCCTTGAAGTTGGCTCCCATATCACGCTAGGGCCACGTGCTGGGCTGACGAACTCTCATTCCAAGTCGGGAACCTATATGGGAATGCCAATCAGCCCGATTAAGGATTGGCGTCGACAAGCAGTCGGATTCAAGCAACTTCCTGATGTTCTATCACGTTTGCGAAAAATGGAGGCAGAGCTAGAAGAGCTTAAAGCCGAGCGAGAGATACGCAACCGGCGATCAGCTCGTGAGGCAAAAGACATCACCTCAGATTTTTAG
- a CDS encoding fibronectin type III domain-containing protein, whose protein sequence is MNLITTVFLCCMTLVVASCSKKSGDSVDETPTTTVADTNDIEENQTGAQGEPASKANITPEEIAALEDMMSDTSSDVESDVDFPGLSAIDVVSGVSLEIHWDQVADVSRYIIIQSTDGQDSVIDVAESNQSSYVVTGLSPNTSYSFKVRILDTSGRIDSNNVVVTATTATFYPPTIISASISPGVHRMTSSQDQIIITLNFDYDITINDSPRIPITIGDRTVYALYNAGDGTDTITFAYDVESDDMDVDGISVGSIDLTSGSLDGPGGSLSSGSLSIDGSASLVVPNSTRLWLDAMQSNSLDLTGTSVNTWNDRSLNSYSVSAASGEEPFFLSDDGDGRPGIDFSLGSKYLRGSAVISGSVARHVFIVARPYSLGSGTTNCAFALSGNESTNGTGYGIFMESPGGSNGLALRVSGNRVMNHEMDTSKPSVLSLSSAANSDVLDASFHVNGEAITSEQSSSSASLSTETLSGVILGGFSVKSATPNNAYDYNGIIYEALVFEDVLSSSERQHVEQYLSDKWSI, encoded by the coding sequence TTGAATCTCATAACCACCGTATTTCTGTGTTGCATGACTTTGGTCGTCGCATCCTGCTCAAAAAAGTCGGGTGATAGTGTGGATGAGACTCCGACCACCACAGTCGCTGATACGAATGACATCGAAGAAAATCAGACCGGTGCCCAAGGCGAGCCTGCAAGCAAAGCTAACATAACACCAGAAGAAATCGCAGCTCTTGAAGACATGATGAGCGATACAAGCTCAGATGTAGAAAGCGATGTGGACTTCCCTGGACTCAGTGCCATCGATGTTGTCTCTGGGGTGTCCCTTGAAATCCATTGGGACCAAGTTGCTGATGTATCGCGATATATAATTATTCAAAGCACAGATGGCCAAGACTCTGTTATTGACGTGGCTGAAAGTAACCAGAGTAGCTACGTAGTTACTGGTCTAAGCCCAAACACCTCCTACTCATTCAAGGTTCGTATTTTGGATACCAGTGGTCGCATTGATAGCAACAATGTGGTGGTAACTGCAACGACTGCCACCTTTTATCCCCCGACTATTATTTCCGCCAGTATCAGCCCAGGTGTCCATCGCATGACCTCAAGCCAGGATCAAATTATCATCACTCTTAATTTTGACTACGATATCACTATCAATGATTCACCCAGGATTCCAATTACGATCGGCGATCGTACTGTCTATGCCCTCTACAACGCAGGAGATGGCACAGATACGATCACCTTTGCTTATGATGTTGAAAGTGATGACATGGACGTAGACGGCATAAGCGTTGGTTCCATCGACCTCACATCAGGTAGCTTAGATGGCCCGGGAGGTTCGCTATCATCGGGGAGTCTGAGTATCGACGGTTCCGCAAGCCTTGTCGTTCCTAACAGCACCCGTCTCTGGCTCGATGCAATGCAATCAAACTCACTGGACCTGACAGGCACTTCCGTAAACACATGGAACGATCGATCACTAAATAGCTATTCCGTGTCCGCAGCGTCTGGCGAAGAGCCATTCTTCTTGAGCGACGATGGCGATGGTCGCCCTGGCATCGACTTCTCTCTCGGCAGTAAGTATCTTCGAGGATCGGCTGTGATTTCTGGGAGTGTCGCTCGACACGTATTCATAGTGGCAAGACCTTACTCTCTCGGTAGCGGCACGACCAATTGTGCCTTCGCTTTATCAGGTAACGAAAGCACCAATGGTACCGGTTACGGTATCTTCATGGAGAGCCCTGGTGGTAGTAACGGACTAGCGCTTAGAGTCTCGGGCAATCGTGTTATGAATCATGAGATGGATACAAGTAAACCTTCCGTACTTTCATTATCCTCTGCCGCTAATTCGGATGTCTTGGATGCTAGCTTCCATGTCAACGGCGAAGCCATCACATCTGAGCAAAGTTCTTCCTCAGCAAGCCTAAGCACAGAAACCCTCTCCGGTGTTATACTTGGTGGATTTTCTGTTAAAAGCGCAACCCCTAACAACGCCTATGACTATAACGGCATTATCTACGAAGCCTTGGTTTTTGAAGATGTGCTTAGCAGCAGTGAGCGCCAGCATGTTGAGCAATACCTATCAGACAAGTGGTCTATTTAG